From the genome of Vicia villosa cultivar HV-30 ecotype Madison, WI linkage group LG2, Vvil1.0, whole genome shotgun sequence, one region includes:
- the LOC131653197 gene encoding carboxylesterase 1-like, whose protein sequence is MANQTWTLPPTTDPYLFLKIHHNPNDTLTRNYEDPHTSPSSDPTLPISVLSKDLTINKSNQTSLRLFLPKKATLSNHNNKLLPLIVFFHGSGFIVQSAASTMFHDFCVEMAETVEAVVASVDYRLAPEHRLPAAYDDAMEALSLIRSCKDEWLTKYVDYSKCVLMGNSAGATIAYHAALRVVENVKDLEPLKIQGLIFRQPFFGGTQRTESQVRLENDPVFPLCVNDLMWELALPIGVDRDHEYSNLTAGNGVDEKYGKIKDQGWKVLVSMNGGDPLVDRNKELVKLMEEKGVEVVMDFEEEGYHGVEFFEESKAKNFIELVKGFVSSFAFWVQQLHTKKSNNVFFAMSIIVLYLNMYYGSIFKKGHANMCP, encoded by the coding sequence ATGGCTAATCAAACTTGGACGCTGCCACCAACCACCGATCCCTACCTATTCCTCAAAATCCACCACAATCCAAACGACACACTCACTCGAAATTATGAAGATCCACACACTTCACCTTCATCAGATCCCACTCTCCCAATCTCTGTTCTATCCAAAGATCTCACCATTAACAAATCCAACCAAACATCTCTTAGATTATTCCTACCTAAAAAAGCAACTCTTTCAAACCACAACAACAAACTTCTACCACTCATTGTCTTCTTCCATGGAAGTGGCTTCATCGTACAAAGTGCCGCCTCCACTATGTTCCATGATTTCTGTGTCGAAATGGCTGAAACTGTAGAGGCCGTTGTCGCATCAGTCGATTATCGCCTCGCACCGGAGCATCGGTTGCCGGCGGCATACGATGATGCTATGGAGGCATTGAGTTTGATTAGATCTTGTAAAGATGAATGGTTAACTAAATATGTTGACTATTCTAAGTGTGTTCTAATGGGGAATAGTGCTGGAGCTACCATTGCATACCATGCAGCACTACGTGTGGTTGAAAATGTGAAAGATCTTGAGCCGTTGAAAATCCAAGGGTTGATATTTCGTCAACCATTTTTCGGTGGGACCCAGAGGACGGAGTCACAGGTGAGATTAGAGAATGATCCTGTTTTTCCATTGTGTGTTAATGATTTGATGTGGGAATTAGCATTACCGATTGGAGTTGACCGTGATCATGAGTATTCCAATCTAACGGCTGGGAATGGTGTTGATGAAAAATATGGGAAGATTAAGGATCAAGGGTGGAAGGTGTTGGTGAGTATGAACGGTGGAGATCCGTTGGTGGATCGTAATAAGGAGTTGGTGAAATTGATGGAGGAGAAGGGTGTGGAAGTGGTGATGGATTTTGAAGAAGAAGGTTATCATGGTGTTGAGTTTTTTGAGGAATCTAAAGCAAAGAATTTCATTGAATTGGTGAAGGGTTTCGTTTCCTCTTTTGCTTTTTGGGTTCAACAACTACACACAAAAAAAAGTAATAATGTTTTCTTTGCCATGTCAATTATTGTACTTTATTTGAACATGTACTATGGTTCTATTTTTAagaagggtcatgctaacatgtgcccttaa